The following proteins come from a genomic window of Paenibacillus sp. CAA11:
- a CDS encoding GH36-type glycosyl hydrolase domain-containing protein, which yields MKFGTFDDARKEYVINTPQTPYPWINYLGNEQFFGLISNTAGGYSFYRDARLRRLTRYRYNNIPLDSNGRYYYIHDEGDFWTPGWMPVKRDLDFYECRHGLGYTSITGERNGISVNQLAFVPLKYNGEVHQLTVRNTSDHNKSITLFSFAEFCLWNAYDDMTNFQRNLSIGEVEVQGSVIYHKTEYRERRNHYAFYSVNRSIDGYDTDRESFVGSYRGLEAPQAVSAGKSTGSVASGWSPIGSHSIQLTLAPGEEQSLIFILGYVEVDENDKWESPGVINKKPALAMIERFKSDEDVSTALGELKAYWDSLLSKYQIQSSDDKLNRMVNIWNPYQCMVTFNMSRSASYFESGIGRGMGFRDSNQDLLGFVHQIPERARERILDIASTQFEDGSAYHQYQPLTKKGNNEVGTGFNDDPLWLILGTSAYIKETGDYSILDEDVPFDSNPDRSASLFEHLKRSFEHVINNLGPHQLPLIGRADWNDCLNLNCFSKEPGESFQTTANIEGRVAESVFIAGLFVFVGPDYVELCRHRGLNEEAAKAEEHIETMRRTTLEHGFDGDWFLRAYDHYGEKIGSKDNKEGQIFIEPQGICVMAGIGVEEGQAAKALESTEQRLETKYGIMLQQPPYSEYYLNLGEISSYPPGYKENAGIFCHNNPWIMIAETVLGHGDRAFELYAKIAPAYLEEISELHRMEPYVYAQMIAGKDAVRHGEAKNSWLTGTAAWNYVAITQAILGIQPDFDGLKVDPCIPSAWDGFEITRGFRGDTYVIKVTNPSHVSKGIKHILLDGRELSSNIIPPVLDGKRHEVHVELG from the coding sequence ATGAAATTTGGTACCTTTGATGACGCTCGCAAGGAATACGTAATTAACACGCCGCAGACCCCATATCCATGGATCAACTATCTTGGCAACGAACAATTCTTCGGTCTTATATCCAATACCGCCGGTGGTTACTCCTTCTATAGAGATGCGCGGCTCCGCCGCTTAACCCGCTATCGTTACAATAATATTCCGCTGGATTCCAACGGGCGTTATTACTACATTCATGATGAAGGAGACTTCTGGACTCCTGGCTGGATGCCGGTTAAGCGCGATCTGGATTTTTATGAATGCCGACATGGACTGGGCTACACTTCTATAACTGGGGAGCGCAACGGAATTTCGGTTAATCAGCTTGCTTTCGTTCCTTTGAAATACAACGGAGAAGTACATCAGCTCACCGTGCGCAATACTTCGGACCATAATAAGAGCATTACCCTCTTCTCCTTCGCAGAGTTCTGTCTGTGGAATGCCTATGATGATATGACCAACTTCCAGCGCAATCTGAGCATAGGTGAAGTTGAAGTTCAAGGTTCGGTGATCTATCACAAAACCGAATACCGGGAACGCAGAAATCACTATGCCTTCTACTCCGTCAATCGCAGCATTGATGGCTATGACACAGACCGCGAATCGTTTGTCGGCTCTTATCGAGGCTTGGAAGCGCCGCAGGCTGTCTCTGCGGGCAAATCCACAGGTTCAGTTGCCAGCGGCTGGTCGCCAATCGGGTCCCATTCCATTCAGCTGACCTTAGCTCCAGGAGAAGAGCAGTCTCTCATCTTCATCTTGGGATATGTTGAGGTGGATGAGAATGACAAATGGGAGTCACCGGGCGTAATTAACAAGAAGCCAGCACTCGCCATGATTGAACGCTTTAAGAGTGATGAAGATGTAAGTACAGCTCTAGGTGAACTGAAAGCGTATTGGGACAGCCTCTTATCCAAGTATCAAATTCAAAGCAGTGATGATAAGCTGAACCGGATGGTAAATATCTGGAACCCTTATCAATGTATGGTGACGTTCAACATGTCCCGCTCCGCATCTTACTTCGAATCCGGTATTGGACGCGGCATGGGCTTCCGTGATTCCAACCAGGACCTGCTGGGCTTTGTGCATCAGATTCCCGAACGGGCAAGAGAACGGATACTGGATATTGCCTCTACACAGTTTGAAGACGGCAGTGCTTATCACCAATACCAGCCGCTGACCAAGAAAGGAAATAATGAAGTTGGCACCGGCTTTAACGATGATCCGCTGTGGCTCATCCTTGGCACCTCTGCTTACATCAAGGAGACAGGTGACTACAGCATCTTAGATGAAGACGTACCTTTTGATAGCAATCCGGACCGCAGCGCAAGCCTGTTTGAACATTTAAAACGCTCCTTCGAGCATGTCATCAACAACCTGGGTCCGCATCAGCTTCCTTTGATCGGACGTGCGGATTGGAACGATTGCCTGAACTTGAACTGCTTCTCCAAAGAGCCGGGCGAATCCTTCCAGACCACGGCCAACATTGAAGGACGGGTTGCCGAATCTGTCTTTATCGCTGGATTATTCGTCTTTGTCGGACCAGATTATGTAGAGCTGTGCCGCCATCGCGGCCTGAATGAGGAAGCCGCCAAAGCCGAAGAGCATATTGAAACGATGCGAAGAACTACCCTTGAGCACGGATTTGATGGCGACTGGTTCCTTCGTGCTTATGACCATTACGGGGAGAAGATCGGCAGCAAGGATAATAAGGAAGGCCAAATCTTTATCGAGCCTCAAGGCATCTGCGTTATGGCTGGTATCGGTGTGGAAGAAGGCCAGGCAGCAAAAGCGTTGGAATCGACTGAGCAGCGTCTGGAAACCAAGTATGGCATTATGCTGCAGCAGCCTCCTTATTCCGAGTATTATCTCAACCTAGGAGAGATCTCTTCTTATCCTCCGGGATATAAGGAAAATGCCGGTATATTCTGTCACAACAATCCGTGGATTATGATTGCTGAGACCGTGCTTGGGCACGGCGACCGTGCATTCGAGCTATATGCCAAGATCGCGCCAGCCTATCTGGAGGAGATCAGCGAGCTTCATCGTATGGAGCCTTATGTCTATGCTCAGATGATCGCCGGTAAAGATGCAGTCCGGCATGGGGAGGCCAAGAACTCTTGGCTGACTGGAACAGCAGCCTGGAACTATGTGGCCATCACCCAAGCGATTTTAGGAATTCAGCCAGACTTCGACGGTCTCAAAGTCGATCCTTGTATTCCTTCCGCCTGGGACGGCTTCGAAATTACTCGCGGCTTCCGAGGAGATACCTATGTGATCAAGGTAACGAACCCTAGCCATGTCTCCAAGGGAATCAAGCACATCCTACTTGATGGCAGAGAGCTATCTAGCAATATCATCCCTCCCGTTCTGGATGGCAAACGCCATGAAGTCCATGTTGAATTAGGCTGA